A section of the Fusarium falciforme chromosome 8, complete sequence genome encodes:
- a CDS encoding Cellulase domain-containing protein, with protein MSSGYLKVRDNEIVDQDGNAVVLRGTSLGGWLNMENFLTGYPGTESFTRAAMLEVMGKEKYDFFFDRFLYHFFTEDDAKFLQSFGLNSLRLPFSYKHFEDDMNPRQLKEEGFKHLDRVIDLCTSHGIYTILDMHAVPGCQNQDWHSDNHTSYAAFWDFKDHQDRTVWLWEALARRYKNNPWVAGFNLLNEPADPEQTRVAEFYGRLERAIRAIDPNHILFLDGNTYAMEWKGFKDILPNSIYAVHDYSMMGFPSGPRYKGTAEQKAKLKQQFSRKIEFHRSHNVPIWNGEFGAVYETEGPGADEKNQERYQLLGEQLRVYEEARISWAIWTYKGSGIMDMVHTSPESSWGKLTKSFMERKKHLQVDSMTCFPSEEVDSLIDPLVAWIDKVSPSATKTYPSNWNTRTHVIRNIFHTFLASSLCGEFAELFRGKSEQELEELAQSFSFKSCVYREGLNKVLSNWVV; from the exons ATGTCTTCAGGATATCTCAAAGTCAGGGACAACGAGATTGTTGACCAAGATGGCAATGCAGTCGTCTTGCGAGGAACCTCACTGGGAGGATGGCTCAA CATGGAAAACTTTCTGACGGGCTATCCAGGCACCGAATCCTTCACTCGAGCTGCGATGCTGGAGGTCATGGGCAAGGAGAAGTACGACTTCTTCTTCGACCGCTTCCTCTACCACTTCTTCACCGAGGACGATGCAAAGTTCCTCCAAAGTTTCGGATTGAACTCGCTCCGTCTCCCGTTCTCGTATAAACACTTTGAGGATGACATGAACCCACGACagttgaaggaggagggattCAAGCACCTTGACCGGGTCATTGACCTCTGCACTTCGCATGGCATTTATACCATTCTCGATATGCATGCCGTGCCTGGGTGCCAGAATCAGGACTGGCATTCGGACAACCATACCTCCTATGCTGCCTTCTGGGACTTCAAAGACCACCAAGATAGGACGGTATGGCTATGGGAAGCCTTGGCGCGACGGTATAAGAACAATCCCTGGGTTGCTGGATTCAACCTGTTGAACGAACCAGCCGATCCTGAACAGACTCGAGTGGCAGAGTTCTATGGCAGACTGGAAAGGGCCATTAGAGCCATCGACCCGAACCACATTCTCTTCCTCGATGGAAATACGTACGCCATGGAGTGGAAGGGGTTCAAGGATATCCTCCCAAACTCGATCTACGCCGTTCACGACTACAGCATGATGGGGTTTCCCTCTGGACCCCGATACAAGGGAACTGCTGAGCAAAAGGCCAAGCTGAAACAACAGTTCTCGAGAAAGATCGAGTTCCACCGCTCGCACAACGTTCCCATCTGGAATGGAGAGTTTGGCGCCGTGTACGAAACTGAGGGACCTGGGGCGGATGAGAAGAACCAGGAGCGGTATCAACTCTTGGGCGAGCAACTTCGCGTCTACGAAGAAGCTCGTATCTCGTGGGCGATTTGGACCTACAAGGGCTCTGGAATCATGGACATGGTCCATACTTCGCCAGAGTCTTCCTGGGGCAAGCTCACCAAGTCGTTCATGGAACGAAAGAAGCATCTGCAAGTGGATAGTATGACTTGCTTTCCGTCAGAGGAAGTCGATAGCCTCATCGATCCACTGGTTGCGTGGATCGACAAGGTTTCGCCTTCGGCGACCAAGACGTACCCTTCCAACTGGAACACCAGAACTCATGTCATTCGGAACATCTTTCACACTTTCTTGGCGTCTTCTCTATGTGGAGAGTTTGCGGAGTTGTTTAGGGGCAAGAGTGagcaggagctggaggagttggCACAGAGCTTTTCTTTCAAGAGTTGTGTTTATCGAGAGGGACTGAACAAGGTGTTAAGCAACTGGGTAGTGTAG
- a CDS encoding Zn(2)-C6 fungal-type domain-containing protein, whose amino-acid sequence MTSPSSFRRSHSPTNHARGAPLLTLSSSDSRCDEIKPECGNCLRFGVCCDFSPIPSHILRPTPATSSGPGRRGRPRSDWASWTEQIRLSSNASIPGGLQGAHGCLNVTDLELFHNYMTTTANTLHEGNHRERGLWCEGVPQLGFQHPCVLAFLLSLSSYHMARLKPPEARKYLDLAEQHLGMALQTATILLGHVNHENGPAAYIISILICFIGFAKGPSPGNLLLISEDQQVPYLNLLRGVRLVISSVGWNSIFSGVLAEYYPKPSVEREAFPLDPTLLEPGVEDWRASLNDVLDLITVFTGDGIAEAYRHEVKVLTGCCEKTFGKGQNASLGVVGKLEVVMVWIYQVGDVYVEGLTRKDPIAMLILGHFCVLLRTVERYWFTQGWASHIMNEVLAISERSRKWLTWPLAYLSGQSTLLNMSEI is encoded by the exons atgacatcgccatcatccttCCGAAGGAGCCATTCCCCGACGAACCATGCCAGAGGGGCGCCTCTTCTCACCCTCAGCTCCTCCGATTCCAGG TGCGATGAAATCAAGCCCGAGTGCGGAAACTGCCTTCGATTTGGCGTCTGCTGCGACTTTTCCCCCATCCCTTCACATATCCTTCGTCCCACTCCTGCCACGAGCTCTGGTCCAGGCCGCCGTGGCCGTCCTCGATCCGACTGGGCCTCGTGGACTGAACAAATCCGACTCTCCTCGAACGCCTCGATCCCAGGGGGTCTTCAAGGCGCCCATGGATGCCTCAATGTTACAGACCTCGAGCTTTTCCACAACTACATGACCACCACGGCCAATACTCTACATGAGGGTAACCATCGCGAGCGCGGCCTCTGGTGCGAAGGAGTACCCCAACTAGGCTTTCAGCATCCTTGTGTGCTGGCCTTTCTGCTCTCTCTGTCTTCGTACCACATGGCTAGACTAAAGCCACCTGAGGCGCGTAAGTACCTTGATCTTGCAGAACAGCACTTGGGAATGGCTCTACAGACAGCAACTATACTTCTCGGCCACGTCAATCACGAGAACGGCCCCGCCGCCTACATAATATCCATCCTCATCTGCTTCATCGGATTCGCCAAAGGTCCAAGCCCGGGTAACTTGCTACTCATATCAGAAGACCAACAAGTTCCGTACTTGAACCTGCTACGGGGCGTCCGACTGGTAATATCCAGCGTGGGGTGGAATTCGATATTCTCAGGTGTTCTCGCCGAATACTACCCCAAGCCCAGCGTGGAAAGAGAAGCATTTCCCCTCGACCCCACGCTTTTGGAGCCAGGTGTCGAAGACTGGAGGGCCTCGCTAAACGACGTTCTAGACCTGATCACCGTCTTCACGGGGGACGGTATTGCAGAGGCATATAGGCACGAGGTGAAAGTTCTCACGGGCTGCTGCGAGAAAACATTTGGCAAAGGACAGAATGCGAGTTTAGGCGTGGTGGGCAAGTTGGAGGTGGTCATGGTGTGGATATACCAGGTCGGTGATGTCTATGTTGAGGGTCTAACCAGAAAAGACCCTATAGCTATGTTGATACTAGGTCACTTTTGCGTGCTGCTGCGCACGGTAGAGAGATACTGGTTCACCCAAGGATGGGCGTCTCATATCATGAACGAGGTACTGGCCATCTCAGAGAGGAGCCGCAAGTGGCTGACCTGGCCTCTGGCTTATCTCTCCGGGCAAAGCACTTTGCTTAACATGTCAGAGATTTAA